The following proteins are encoded in a genomic region of Oncorhynchus keta strain PuntledgeMale-10-30-2019 chromosome 35, Oket_V2, whole genome shotgun sequence:
- the LOC118368420 gene encoding UDP-glucose 4-epimerase-like isoform X1 produces MAQKVLVTGGGGYIGSHCVVELIEAGFCPVVIDNFSNAVQGERDVPESLQRIEKILDTSIEFYELDLLDRPGLEELFKQHSFSAVMHFAGLKAVGESVEQPLRYYQVNLTATMNLLEVMQTHGVRNLVFSSSATVYGDPQRLPIDEQHPVGGCTNPYGKTKFFIEEMIIDQCKAEKDWNAVLLRYFNPIGAHSSGLIGEDPQGIPNNLLPYVAQVAIGRRKHLNVFGNDYDTIDGTGVRDYIHVVDLAKGHIAALKKLKDNCGCKVYNLGTGTGYSVLQMVKAMEKASGKEIMYLIAPRRGGDVASCYADPLLAEKELGWKADFDLERMCEDLWRWQSKNPTGFTNNSPSSI; encoded by the exons ATGGCACAGAAGGTCCTGGTGACTGGGGGAGGAGGCTATATCGGCAGCCACTGTGTGGTGGAACTGATTGAGGCGGGATTCTGCCCTGTGGTCATAGATAACTTCAGCAATGCCGTCCAAG gagaaagggatgTCCCTGAGAGCCTGCAGAGGATAGAGAAAATCCTGGACACCAGCATTGAGTTCTATGAGCTGGACCTGCTGGACCGCCCAGGCCTGGAGGAGCTCTTCAAACAG CATTCATTCAGTGCTGTAATGCACTTTGCTGGTCTAAAAGCGGTGGGTGAGTCCGTTGAGCAGCCATTGAGGTACTATCAGGTCAACCTCACTGCAACCATGAACTTGCTTGAG GTGATGCAGACTCATGGCGTGCGCAATCTGGTCTTCAGCAGCTCAGCCACGGTGTATGGAGACCCCCAGCGGCTTCCCATAGACGaacagcaccctgttggtgggtGCACCAACCCCTACGGCAAGACCAAGTTCTTCATAGAGGAGATGATTATTGACCAGTGTAAGGCAGAGAAG GACTGGAACGCGGTGCTGCTGCGCTATTTTAACCCGATCGGGGCTCACTCCTCTGGGCTCATCGGAGAAGACCCTCAGGGCATCCCCAACAACCTGCTGCCCTATGTCGCCCAG GTGGCCATTGGGAGAAGAAAACACCTCAATGTGTTTGGGAATGACTACGATACTATTGATGGAACAG gAGTGCGAGATTATATCCACGTTGTGGATTTGGCCAAAGGACACATAGCTGCCCTCAAGAAACTGAAGGACAATTGTGGATGCAAG GTGTATAATTTAGGAACAGGAACTGGTTACTCTGTGCTCCAGATGGTGAAGGCTATGGAGAAGGCCTCAGGGAAGGAA ATCATGTACTTGATCGCCCCTCGGCGAGGAGGAGATGTAGCATCCTGCTATGCTGACCCCCTTCTGGCTGAGAAAGAGCTGGGCTGGAAAGCTGACTTCGACCTGGAGAGAATGT GTGAGGACCTGTGGCGCTGGCAGTCCAAAAACCCAACCGGATTCACTAATAACAGCCCGTCTTCAATATGA
- the LOC118369259 gene encoding kazal-type serine protease inhibitor domain-containing protein 1-like isoform X2 codes for MAWAGVWLCMCVGVSVSVHLILGVPPQHRGWLRLWEEGEGCGECERERCPLAPSNCPAGQVQDSCGCCEQCGNVEGQQCDPDGAQLFYGRCGEGLVCQRRTRRGRRGRRRGEPEPKCVCEAQGSVCGSDGRTYPNLCQLREAASRKGTPLRLTGQGPCYSAPRISRAPRDLSNYTGNDIVFGCEVSAFPLPNLSWRKKGSDNFLPGDDPHISVQARGGPQRYTVSTWLQIQNLHLSDAGIYSCISHNALGETSASARLTVLRQELRVLKGRLNEEEDEEEYYYDDTEEGSDDGQTESGDYLG; via the exons ATGGCCTGGGCTGGGgtgtggttgtgtatgtgtgtcggtGTGAGTGTATCTGTCCATCTGATCCTTGGGGTGCCCCCCCAGCACCGCGGCTGGCTGCGTCTATGGGAGGAGGGCGAGGGCTGTGGGGAGTGTGAGAGGGAGCGCTGCCCTCTGGCGCCCTCTAACTGTCCAGCAGGGCAAGTGCAGGACAGCTGCGGCTGCTGTGAGCAGTGTGGCAACGTGGAGGGGCAGCAATGTGACCCGGATGGGGCGCAGTTGTTCTATGGGCGCTGTGGAGAGGGGTTGGTCTGCCAGAGGAGAaccaggagaggacggaggggcCGCAGGAGGGGTGAACCAgaacctaagtgtgtgtgtgaggcacaGGGCTCTGTGTGTGGCTCTGATGGACGCACCTATCCCAACCTGTGTCAGCTGAGAGAGGCAGCCAGCCGGAAAGGAACCCCTCTGAGGCTCACTGGACAGGGACCATGCTACTCTG CTCCTCGTATCTCCAGAGCCCCCAGAGACCTGTCCAACTACACTGGAAATGACATTGTGTTTGGCTGTGAGGTCTCTGCCTTCCCTCTGCCCAACCTCAGCTGGAGGAAGAAGGGCAGTGACAACTTCCTGCCAGGGGACGATCCACACATCTCTGTCCAG gctCGAGGTGGCCCCCAGAGGTACACAGTCTCTACCTGGCTGCAGATACAGAATCTTCACCTCTCAGACGCAGGGATCTACTCCTGCATCTCCCACAATGCACTGGGGGAGACGTCTGCGTCCGCCCGTCTCACGGTGCTCAGACAGG AGCTGAGGGTTCTGAAAGGCCGTCTgaatgaagaggaggatgaagaggagtaTTACTATGACGACACTGAGGAAGGCAGCGATGATGGGCAGACAGAATCTGGAGACTACCTGGGATGA
- the LOC118368419 gene encoding hydroxymethylglutaryl-CoA lyase, mitochondrial-like, producing the protein MAAVMRFVKRSCFGSKMGLQCLSLSRSAAVAQLVQDGASAGKTLPERVKIVEVGPRDGLQNEKTVVPSEVKIHLIDMLSEAGLSVIEATSFVSPKWVPQMADQVEVMMGIHRRPGVSYPVLTPNLKGFLAAVNAGAAEVAIFGAASELFSKKNINCSVDESLQRFEVVTKAAKEAGVPVRGYVSCVLGCPYEGKVSPDKVAQVAKRLYSMGCYEISLGDTIGVGTPGGMTEMLQAVSREVPVNALAVHCHDTYGQALANILIALQMGISVVDSSVAGLGGCPYAQGASGNVATEDVVYMLHGLGIQTGVDLPKLMDAGAFICRSLNKKTSSKVAQATCKL; encoded by the exons ATGGCGGCTGTCATGAGATTTGTCAAAAGAAGCTGTTTTGGTTCTAAAATGGGTCTTCAATGTTTATCCTTGAGTCGTTCAGCAGCAGTGGCACAATTA GTTCAGGATGGCGCGTCTGCAGGGAAAACTCTCCCAGAGAGGGTAAAGATAGTGGAGGTGGGACCCAGGGATGGCCTGCAAAATGAGAAG ACTGTCGTTCCTTCTGAAGTTAAGATTCACCTGATTGACATGCTCTCAGAGGCGGGTCTTTCTGTCATCGAAGCCACGAGCTTTGTCTCCCCGAAATGGGTTCCACAG ATGGCAGACCAGGTGGAGGTGATGATGGGGATCCACAGAAGGCCAGGTGTGTCCTACCCCGTTCTGACCCCCAACCTCAAGGGATTCCTGGCAGCT GTGAATGCAGGAGCTGCAGAGGTGGCCATATTTGGTGCAGCCTCGGAGCTGTTCAGTAAGAAGAACATAAACTGCTCTGTGGATGAGAGCCTGCAGCGCTTTGAGGTCGTCACCAAAGCAGCCAAAGAGGCCGGCGTGCCAGTCAGAGG GTATGTGTCATGTGTGCTGGGATGCCCATATGAGGGCAAGGTGTCACCAGACAAAGTGGCTCAG GTAGCTAAGCGTCTGTACTCCATGGGTTGCTATGAGATATCTCTGGGTGACACCATAGGTGTGGGTACCCCAGGTGGCATGACTGAGATGCTGCAGGCGGTGAGCAGGGAGGTGCCCGTCAACGCTCTGGCAGTCCACTGCCATGACACCTACGGTCAGGCCCTGGCCAACATTCTCATTGCTCTGCAG ATGGGTATCAGTGTTGTGGACTCGTCAGTGGCTGGCCTTGGCGGGTGTCCATATGCACAAGGGGCTTCTGGCAATGTGGCCACAGAAGATGTGGTGTACATGTTGCACGGACTTGGCATTCAGACG gGAGTGGACCTGCCAAAGCTGATGGATGCTGGAGCTTTTATCTGTCGTTCCCTGAACAAAAAGACAAGCTCGAAAGTGGCCCAGGCCACCTGCAAACTCTGA
- the LOC118369259 gene encoding kazal-type serine protease inhibitor domain-containing protein 1-like isoform X1 has protein sequence MAWAGVWLCMCVGVSVSVHLILGVPPQHRGWLRLWEEGEGCGECERERCPLAPSNCPAGQVQDSCGCCEQCGNVEGQQCDPDGAQLFYGRCGEGLVCQRRTRRGRRGRRRGEPEPKCVCEAQGSVCGSDGRTYPNLCQLREAASRKGTPLRLTGQGPCYSAPRISRAPRDLSNYTGNDIVFGCEVSAFPLPNLSWRKKGSDNFLPGDDPHISVQTPPSLSSSQARGGPQRYTVSTWLQIQNLHLSDAGIYSCISHNALGETSASARLTVLRQELRVLKGRLNEEEDEEEYYYDDTEEGSDDGQTESGDYLG, from the exons ATGGCCTGGGCTGGGgtgtggttgtgtatgtgtgtcggtGTGAGTGTATCTGTCCATCTGATCCTTGGGGTGCCCCCCCAGCACCGCGGCTGGCTGCGTCTATGGGAGGAGGGCGAGGGCTGTGGGGAGTGTGAGAGGGAGCGCTGCCCTCTGGCGCCCTCTAACTGTCCAGCAGGGCAAGTGCAGGACAGCTGCGGCTGCTGTGAGCAGTGTGGCAACGTGGAGGGGCAGCAATGTGACCCGGATGGGGCGCAGTTGTTCTATGGGCGCTGTGGAGAGGGGTTGGTCTGCCAGAGGAGAaccaggagaggacggaggggcCGCAGGAGGGGTGAACCAgaacctaagtgtgtgtgtgaggcacaGGGCTCTGTGTGTGGCTCTGATGGACGCACCTATCCCAACCTGTGTCAGCTGAGAGAGGCAGCCAGCCGGAAAGGAACCCCTCTGAGGCTCACTGGACAGGGACCATGCTACTCTG CTCCTCGTATCTCCAGAGCCCCCAGAGACCTGTCCAACTACACTGGAAATGACATTGTGTTTGGCTGTGAGGTCTCTGCCTTCCCTCTGCCCAACCTCAGCTGGAGGAAGAAGGGCAGTGACAACTTCCTGCCAGGGGACGATCCACACATCTCTGTCCAG ACTccgccctccctctcctcctcccaggctCGAGGTGGCCCCCAGAGGTACACAGTCTCTACCTGGCTGCAGATACAGAATCTTCACCTCTCAGACGCAGGGATCTACTCCTGCATCTCCCACAATGCACTGGGGGAGACGTCTGCGTCCGCCCGTCTCACGGTGCTCAGACAGG AGCTGAGGGTTCTGAAAGGCCGTCTgaatgaagaggaggatgaagaggagtaTTACTATGACGACACTGAGGAAGGCAGCGATGATGGGCAGACAGAATCTGGAGACTACCTGGGATGA
- the LOC118368418 gene encoding gap junction beta-3 protein-like, which produces MDWKTFQALLSGVNKYSTAFGRIWLSVVFVFRVMVYVVAAERVWSDDQKDFDCNTKQPGCANVCYDHYFPISHIRLWALQLIFVTCPSFMVMMHVAYRDERERKNAMHGNKDKLYENTGKRHGGLWWTYLLSLFVKTGIEISFLYILHKIYDSFYLPRLVKCEVSPCPNQVDCYIGHPTEKKVFTYFMVGASALCIVLNVCEIIYLVSKRIAHIAQNKRRKRNTMALNERYSKENSCSNCTLPMSQLEKQPLRFQSPGHLQAPLPTHMRASAPNLSSAA; this is translated from the coding sequence ATGGATTGGAAGACCTTCCAAGCCCTCCTGAGTGGGGTGAATAAGTACTCCACGGCATTTGGTCGTATCTGGCTCTCTGTGGTgtttgtgttcagggtgatggtgTACGTGGTGGCGGCGGAGCGTGTGTGGAGCGATGATCAGAAGGACTTTGACTGCAACACCAAGCAACCCGGCTGTGCCAACGTCTGCTACGACCACTACTTCCCCATCTCCCACATTCGCCTGTGGGCCCTGCAGCTCATCTTTGTCACTTGCCCTTCCTTCATGGTGATGATGCATGTGGCGTATCGCGATGAACGCGAACGGAAGAATGCCATGCACGGCAATAAGGACAAGCTGTACGAGAACACAGGGAAGAGGCACGGCGGCCTCTGGTGGACCTACCTGCTTAGTCTGTTCGTCAAGACGGGCATCGAGATCTCCTTCCTCTACATCCTCCACAAAATCTACGACAGCTTCTACCTGCCCCGGCTGGTCAAGTGTGAGGTCAGCCCCTGCCCCAATCAGGTGGACTGCTACATCGGCCACCCCACAGAGAAGAAAGTTTTCACCTACTTCATGGTGGGCGCCTCTGCCCTCTGCATTGTGCTCAATGTCTGTGAGATCATATACCTTGTCTCCAAGCGGATCGCTCACATAGCACAAAATAAGAGGAGAAAACGGAACACCATGGCCCTGAATGAACGGTACAGCAAGGAGAATTCCTGCAGCAACTGCACTCTGCCCATGTCTCAGCTGGAGAAACAACCCTTAAGGTTTCAGTCCCCAGGCCACCTTCAAGCCCCTTTGCCGACTCACATGCGGGCGTCTGCCCCTAACCTGTCCTCTGCAGCATAG
- the LOC118368420 gene encoding UDP-glucose 4-epimerase-like isoform X2, protein MAQKVLVTGGGGYIGSHCVVELIEAGFCPVVIDNFSNAVQERDVPESLQRIEKILDTSIEFYELDLLDRPGLEELFKQHSFSAVMHFAGLKAVGESVEQPLRYYQVNLTATMNLLEVMQTHGVRNLVFSSSATVYGDPQRLPIDEQHPVGGCTNPYGKTKFFIEEMIIDQCKAEKDWNAVLLRYFNPIGAHSSGLIGEDPQGIPNNLLPYVAQVAIGRRKHLNVFGNDYDTIDGTGVRDYIHVVDLAKGHIAALKKLKDNCGCKVYNLGTGTGYSVLQMVKAMEKASGKEIMYLIAPRRGGDVASCYADPLLAEKELGWKADFDLERMCEDLWRWQSKNPTGFTNNSPSSI, encoded by the exons ATGGCACAGAAGGTCCTGGTGACTGGGGGAGGAGGCTATATCGGCAGCCACTGTGTGGTGGAACTGATTGAGGCGGGATTCTGCCCTGTGGTCATAGATAACTTCAGCAATGCCGTCCAAG aaagggatgTCCCTGAGAGCCTGCAGAGGATAGAGAAAATCCTGGACACCAGCATTGAGTTCTATGAGCTGGACCTGCTGGACCGCCCAGGCCTGGAGGAGCTCTTCAAACAG CATTCATTCAGTGCTGTAATGCACTTTGCTGGTCTAAAAGCGGTGGGTGAGTCCGTTGAGCAGCCATTGAGGTACTATCAGGTCAACCTCACTGCAACCATGAACTTGCTTGAG GTGATGCAGACTCATGGCGTGCGCAATCTGGTCTTCAGCAGCTCAGCCACGGTGTATGGAGACCCCCAGCGGCTTCCCATAGACGaacagcaccctgttggtgggtGCACCAACCCCTACGGCAAGACCAAGTTCTTCATAGAGGAGATGATTATTGACCAGTGTAAGGCAGAGAAG GACTGGAACGCGGTGCTGCTGCGCTATTTTAACCCGATCGGGGCTCACTCCTCTGGGCTCATCGGAGAAGACCCTCAGGGCATCCCCAACAACCTGCTGCCCTATGTCGCCCAG GTGGCCATTGGGAGAAGAAAACACCTCAATGTGTTTGGGAATGACTACGATACTATTGATGGAACAG gAGTGCGAGATTATATCCACGTTGTGGATTTGGCCAAAGGACACATAGCTGCCCTCAAGAAACTGAAGGACAATTGTGGATGCAAG GTGTATAATTTAGGAACAGGAACTGGTTACTCTGTGCTCCAGATGGTGAAGGCTATGGAGAAGGCCTCAGGGAAGGAA ATCATGTACTTGATCGCCCCTCGGCGAGGAGGAGATGTAGCATCCTGCTATGCTGACCCCCTTCTGGCTGAGAAAGAGCTGGGCTGGAAAGCTGACTTCGACCTGGAGAGAATGT GTGAGGACCTGTGGCGCTGGCAGTCCAAAAACCCAACCGGATTCACTAATAACAGCCCGTCTTCAATATGA